A window of Strix aluco isolate bStrAlu1 chromosome 11, bStrAlu1.hap1, whole genome shotgun sequence contains these coding sequences:
- the LMOD3 gene encoding leiomodin-3, producing MSELSQNSDGEVCPEDIDEDEILANLSPEELKELQCEMEVMAPDPEVPTGMIQKDQTEKPPTGSFDHRSLVDYLYWQKASRRMLEDERVPVTLLPSERSAVAETEGKASGSGEVAGGRVPGAEGKERRYKNEHLSNSRTQFGETKKDGSDEEEDEGDEEEEEDDNDEEEEEEDEEEDEEEDETELETKETYTSENHRSDQISKKSGTESGEITEKTNENEKKISKLNIPKKLALDTSFLKLSARPSGNQTNLEESLEKVRKNNPNVKELNLNNIENIPKEMLIDFVNAMKKNKNVKTFSLANVGADDNVAFALANMLRENRSITTLNIDSNFISGKGVVAIMRCLQYNETVTELRFHNQRSMLGHQAEMEIARLLKANTTLLKMGYHFELPGPRMVVTNLLSRNLDKQRQKRQEEQRQQQMKEQRELIAMLENGLGLPPGMWEMLGGPLPEPRMHEPPQAPKPPIPTTMSLSKRQESTRQPAPEQPCREKPVSFRVVKLKKTQRKPTVSKYVEPAEKTNLKDVIKTLKPVPRRRPPPLVEITPRDQLLNDIRQSNVAYLKPVPLPKQLE from the exons ATGTCTGAACTCAGCCAAAACTCTGATGGAGAAGTGTGTCCTGAGGACATTGATGAAGATGAAATCTTGGCAAACCTGTCACCCGAGGAGCTAAAGGAGCTGCAGTGTGAGATGGAAGTCATGGCCCCAGACCCTGAAGTCCCAACTGGGATGATACAGAAGGATCAGACAGAGAAACCTCCCACGGGAAGCTTTGACCACAGGTCTCTGGTTGACTACCTGTACTGGCAGAAAGCATCCAGACGCATGCTCGAGGATGAGAGAGTTCCCGTCACCCTCTTGCCCTCTGAG AGAAGTGCTGTGGCGGAGACAGAAGGAAAGGCCAGCGGCAGCGGCGAGGTGGCCGGTGGGAGGGTGCCAGGAGCGGAGGGAAAAGAGAGACGCTACAAAAATGAGCACTTGTCCAACTCAAGAACACAATTTGGGGAGACAAAGAAAGATGGAagtgatgaggaggaggatgagggagatgaagaagaagaggaagatgataatgatgaagaggaggaagaggaagatgaggaagaggatgaagaggaagatgagacTGAATTAGAAACAAAGGAGACTTACACCAGTGAGAACCATCGCAGTGATCAGATAAGTAAGAAGTCAGGTACAGAATCAggagaaatcacagaaaaaacaaatgaaaacgagaagaaaatatcaaaattaaACATCCCCAAGAAACTAGCGCTGGATACCAGCTTCCTGAAGCTAAGTGCCAGGCCTTCAGGAAATCAAACCAACTTAGAAGAGAGTTTGGAGAAAGTCCgaaaaaacaacccaaatgtGAAAGAGCTCAACCTGAACAACATAGAAAACATCCCCAAAGAAATGCTGATAGACTTTGTCAATGCCATGAAAAAGAATAAGAATGTAAAAACATTCAGTTTGGCCAACGTGGGGGCTGACGACAACGTGGCGTTTGCGCTCGCCAACATGCTGCGGGAGAACCGGAGCATCACCACATTGAACATTGATTCCAATTTCATCTCTGGCAAAGGGGTCGTTGCTATCATGAGATGCCTGCAGTACAACGAGACGGTGACAGAGCTCCGCTTTCACAACCAGCGGAGCATGCTGGGCCACCAGGCAGAAATGGAGATCGCCAGGCTGCTGAAAGCCAACACCACCCTCCTTAAAATGGGGTACCACTTCGAACTGCCGGGGCCCAGGATGGTGGTGACCAACCTGCTCAGTAGAAACCTGGATAAGCAGAGGCAAAAGAGGCAAGAGGAACAAAGGCAGCAGCAAATGAAAGAGCAGAGGGAGTTGATAGCGATGCTGGAAAATGGACTTGGGTTGCCTCCTGGGATGTGGGAAATGCTGGGGGGACCGCTGCCTGAGCCAAGGATGCACGAACCCCCACAAGCTCCAAAACCACCCATCCCCACGACCATGTCTCTGAGCAAAAGGCAGGAGAGCACAAGGCAGCCGGCCCCCGAGCAGCCATGCAGAGAGAAACCCGTCAGCTTCAGAGTGGTCAAGTTGAAGAAGACTCAGCGCAAACCCACCGTGTCAAAGTACGTGGAACCCGCTGAGAAAACCAACCTCAAAGATGTCATCAAAACGCTTAAACCTGTTCCCAGGAGAAGGCCGCCTCCTCTCGTTGAAATAACCCCGAGAGATCAGCTCCTGAATGACATTCGTCAGAGTAACGTCGCTTATCTTAAACCG GTGCCATTGCCAAAGCAGCTGGAGTGA